The stretch of DNA CTTTAAAGTATCCTATTTGTTGCCTGCTTCTGCTTAATGTGTCTAAATGACCAACTGTACCGATTCCAGACAGAGGGATTTCAAACGAGTTAAGCAGCATTTCATAAGGAGAAACATGATCAAAGATGGAGGTCTCATCAAGAGCAAGGTAAAAGCAGCGTGGGGAAATGTTAGCCCCACAGGGGACCCCAAGAAAATGCAGGAATGATTTAAAGAGCTGGAACTGCATTTGAGGACTGGTGATCTTGAACATTGACGGGCCAATATCATCAAAAAGAACCTGAAAACACAAAAAGGAGAAGACATTAGGAATAGGCTACAACCAATAAAACTACATTCCTTAATTCTATGATTTTAATACATCAATAATATTATGAAAAAGGTGGTTTAACTTCTTGACAATATTCAAACTGCAGCCCATCTCTTTATGTTAAGGGCTATGACATATGGTGCTACTTGCAGCCAGCTACATGCCATAGCTACAAAATGCCACACATAGATACAATCATTAGTATTGCCTATTatgtagctgcgacaagtagctctgtgtgtcactgaCCTAAATCAGGAGCCCTGGTACCAGCCAAACATATACCCTATACCTTACCTGCCTCTCTGGATCCTCACATTCATCCTCTGTCTGCTTTTTTGTGGTGTCTGGACGCCATGGCAACCAGTGCCTTGCTTCCCTTGAGCATTCAACATCCAACCAAATCTTGTATCTGGGACAGTTTTTGCCTCTTATGCTTAACTCTTCATCTGCTTCGTCTTCATCATCCTCCACTAGAAAAAAATTACACACGGTAAAAAATGTGAGCATCTACAACAGATTCTCTCTTAGACATCAAATGCTGATCAAGTTTTTGAAATACACTGAACTGCAAATGTATCGGTCCAATAAGTCACATTTCTAGACTCACCCAAATCTCAAAATCCACTGGGACAAGAGCTATGGTGTGCAGAGAAATATGTGTTCAGTTATTAAATACAAAGCACGGAGCAGCAAAAAAACAGTTTGCAAGACCCAATCTCTACTAATTTCCAACAAAATATAAATGCTGCAATGTCAGTCAGTTTAATCATGTATCATTTTTCCAGTCTGTGTCATCACAGCTGCTGTTGAACTAGAATTCCCTGCATGTCCCATGATGGCATCTTAGCTCATAAATCACTGGATAGAGACAGGTGAATATTTGTATTATTAGAATTAATAACATGTATATGTAAAGTGCCAGCgcattttttctgcatcttttttccttcatgctttttaaattcagatcttttaatagaTGTATAGACATTTGTggctttagtggaaatgagtttagttgtggctttaaaaacctttaaaaccaccaaaattagaatgctgataaatgggcctcaaaGTACTGTATGTACCATGCTCAAGAATTAAGTCATTATGCTCTGACCTAAATGAAATTTGGGTTATGCTTTTTACATACAGCCTTTGTTAAAGGACATCTAAAATGGTTTCCCCCACTGGAGGCCCAGACTCCAGTTGgaggaaacaatattttttttccaaaaaactgCCCCCTGTGCCAAGTGCCAAGCCCCACCCCAGGAGGAAGCTAGCAGCCATGTTTGGGTGACAAGCACGCCTAATAAGTGAGTCTCTGGGTTTGCTCTTTATTCACATGCGTGTGATGTATGAGCAGTGGACACAGCCCCACAATCTTACATCACAcacatgcagataatgagcaaGCTGGGGCATGTGCTCATTATGCACACACGTTTGCCACATGGCAGTCTTCTTTCTGCTGATGCAAGTGACTTAGTGCTCGCAGGGGGCaattttttgaaaagaaaaattattgtttcccccaactggaaaGTGGCTTCTATTAGCCCACATATTCAGTGGGGAAAACATTTTTGATGATAGGTACCTTTTAATGCCCGAGCCACTGGCATTTCTCTACATTCCTGCTCAGGCAATAAATCAGTATCCTCTGTGTCTGTTCTTAAATCACACCTTGTACATTGCCTGCATTCCCTTTGATCAAAACTTAATTTAGATgtcattcttgttttttttttttttgcctaagcCAGAGAGGAGAGTCACCATTTCGGACCTTAATAGGCGCTGTCTggaatattaaattaaaaagcaaaaccTGAAGTTCAGAAAATAACTGCTTTTTTTCAAAAAGGACTAAGTTTAAATGGAAAAGTTGTTTGTTTTAAAGTTTAGGAGCTAATATGACATCTATATGATCACTTCCACACTATTTTACCTTTGCTTATGCCTGTAACAGGAAATAAATTACTATTTTCACATAATTTGCCATCTGACATAAGTTAAATCCTTGGAGAAGCAGTTGCAGATAAGTTGCACGGGAACACTAAGCAGTAAGATAATAAATACAGGCCCTATCTTTGTGAAGATACTACATTACCCAAATTGTTAATGATGATCCAGCCCCCTCTCTCCTGTTGGCGCATCCAGGAGCTCCATCCCTTTGCTCCTTTCTCACCAAAACGAGGTTCCCCACTGTCCCAAAAAGGCTCAAAAAAGTCAACCTGGTGGAAAAACagaatgttaaatgtttttaGAACCTTAGGAAGAAAagctgaaataaaacaaaaatataaaatagtacAAAAATGCAACTGCAAATATGAATCACTGTCATTagtaaaatagaaacaaaaatagGCATTTATGGACCTGTGGACCATGTCTGTGTACAGAGCAGGCACTGTAAGTTCATAGAAGCACAGTACTTACCATCAGAATGGATACAAGAATTATTTGAATATCAACATCTCACCCCTTTCAATAAACAACAAGATATTAGGGCATATTACATCATCCTACAGAGAACACCAAGGTGGGCTTCTAAAAGCACATTTCACCTGTTTTGCTTGTGTCAGCCAGAGGCAGAGCATGTCATATACTTTGCTACAAGATGGGGTGACAGGTTATCAGTGACCACTGCTTTTCTACCCAAAAGCACCATCTGCAGTCAAAATGCCCATGTACCACAGACATTAACGCATGGAAGTAAAAAGTATTTCTTACACAGTTTGGGGTAAACAAAGGCATTTTTAAGTTTTATCTTTTAATAAAACTTAACTGATGTATccaaagtaagaaaaaaacattatgaaGATAAAGAGAGAAAGAATGTAATTACCCTAATAATATAGTAAACACTTAAACAGTCTATTCTAAAGTTAGACTAGTGAGAGAGTGCCTTGTGACTTATATCTTGATTGTCCTGACACAACTGGGACAGCTGGAACCTTTGGGCACCAACCAGAATATGCCAATCGAGTGGTGACACTACCATGGGGCAGAGAGTGTAACTGCAGCATGGCCTGTTTCCAGGTGGGGCCCACAGGAAGGTTTCCAGTGCAGCTGCAGTGCTGCAAGGAACCATGCTGTGAGGCAATGAGAAAGAGACAgaacaacggggggggggggggggggcataatctGTGCCTGGCCATGAGGCATTAGCTCATACAGAGCTGAGTTGTAAATAGCTTTTGAGCTGCAAAGAGTAAAAGAAACTTAGCAGAAAATCTACAGGCTAATTTTTTTACAGTTGCTGTTGCTGACAAAATTTGTCCCACTGAGTCCCAACCTCAAATATGTTGCCCAAAGGGCTGTGTAAGAATGCAGAGACCACAGattaaacacataggggctgatttactaatccacgaatccgaatcacgaatgggaaaaaatcggattggaaacgaacattttgcgttttttttcgtcgccgtcgcgacttttccgtgaattgtcacgactttttcgtagccgttacgacttgtgcgaattgtcacgagtttttcgtattgaacgctagtaaatggtgggcaaacctttccgattttttcgcaacgactacgaaaaagttgcgacaattcgcgcaagtcgtaatggctacgaaaaagtcgtgacaatttacgaaaaagtcgcgacggcgacgaaaaaaacgctaaataccgatcattacgaaaaaaacgcatttggacactttcaatccgttcgtggattagtaaatcggccccatagtagacCTTTTGtaaaattggcaaaatgttttatttagtgtAAAGTATCAGAGAACTGTATAGAATAGAAAACAGGTATCAAAGTATTCAGTATGCTATGTGGGAGATCACAGAGTACGCAAATAGAGAAATCTGTATTATTTAGCCCAGCTGCATACTGTAAAGAATTTAAACTCCAAACTAGTGAGCAGCGGAacaaaaaagataatttaaaggggaattcaacccaaacacaactttttgaaaagtaagtatgatttcaagcaactttgcaatataagtATAACTTTATAAATGATTGAGCTAAAATGTTCAACATTTTATCCCTAAAACAGAAACTAAGCTTCACAGATCTGATTAATGTAACAAGCTGTAGTGGCAAAAAATACTATAAGATAAGCAATAGATGAAAACGTTTTTGTTTAAAAGTGACTATGTATATAAGGATTTTTATAAGACAAATAATGCATATGCAAAATCCCCTGCTAGTTACAGCTCAGACATACAAGCAGACTGCAGTTTTTGGTTTCTGCCCAGTTAAACCAGGAGCAGGTTTGCGTACATATGCAAGATCCCCTACTTACTGCAGGTCACCACTGAACaatttttaatatttgctttttctttattttacacaCCTGCTCTTTGGTTGTCATATCCTTAACACTGTCCGGTTTATAAAATGTGAAGTCAGTAAGAGCTTGGAATAAGGATATTACTTTCTCTGTGTGTCCAGCCTGGCGTAAGAACTGGCACTGTTGCAGAAAAATATCTGTGGGGGCAGATAAACACTATTACAGGTTGCAAAAACAAGGAGAATGATAAAGAAACATCCCCAAAATCGTTGGACTGTGACCCTCAATAATTCCATATAATAATGTTTTGTTAATAAtaaatttgaatgtaaaacaGGTAAAAAATACATATAGAACATATAGTTGCATCCATATCATTGACAACATGCTGAACCCTTACACCCTGCACTGTGGAAAAATGTGCCTCCCCCCACCCAGTCAACACTGCAAAACTGACATACAGCAGTTACTGATATAATTAAAACAGAAAAACTAGTTCAGTATATTTACTCTTCATCTATAATTGTAAAACTATCTGTATATTGAAAAGTAATAAGCATGATAAGTGCTGGTTGTGGAAACTGTAGCACATGTCAAACTCGTGACCCGCAGGCCACATCTTGCCCGGAGTGTAATTATATCTGGCCCGcaagatcattttattattattgttgtttttaatgaGCCGGCGATATGAAGCGCCACACAATAAACTACAGATCCCATAATGCAGCCCTTCAGCTGCCTTGCTGAACACTTCCTGCGTTAATTAAGGGGAGCGGGACCAGTAGTGAGGTCCTCTGCGACTGTACCCGACGAGTGTGACTGGTATCTGATGTGCGATAGCGGCTCTTACCAGCACCACTCCCGCAGGTACGCGCTTGGCTCCTGATAGCCGGGGGCTAAAAGATTGGTAGCAGCAGTCTTTCTGAGCTGAGTAAGCTGTGGGCAGCAAATGGGGTCGCTAGGGTTTAGACTGCGCACACCATGCTAGCTGCAGTATTGACAGTATTTACCGCAGGTGTGCGCAATACAAATATCCTCTGAACTAACAGTAATAATCCGGCTTCGGACTCAATCATCCTTGTAAATaacttgtatatatttatgaaattggTACCTACACCTGGCAATACCAAATCATGCTCTTTAATTAGTTGAACTATATAACCGAGAGTGAATGGTTATTACAACGAATTCAACGGTCCAAATAGAGTAtgtttgcatgtgtttttaaCTTCTATCGTTGATCAATGAATTTAGAACTCACTTGACGATTTTAAATAATTAACTATTTTAATGATTAATCAATAAAGGTTAAGTATTATGATtaagcaaagacaactgaattttagtgtgttcaataaatgtttatcctgtttggCCCgtgacctaaagtgtgttttggattttggccccctgtgcaattgagtttgacacccctgctgtaGCATATCTAATGGTTAGCCTTATAAGCGCTTTTTAAATATCAGTCTTTTAATAAAACCTTTTCTGAGCAAAATAAAATTGGATTATATGAGGAAAATAGCAAGTTTCAACAGTCAGTGTAGGCCATAACTAGGGGTTGTATTAGATGTAAACAAGAGGACGTAAAGGCAGAACTTTTCTTGCATGACATTAGGAATTTAGTTCTCCACAGTGTACAGTTACTTTTATCTCACCCTAAAACTGGCACTTCCAAGTGCTCCTGTTGAAAGGTTAACATGTATGTATACTACATCTTTTGTGAACATCCCTATGTGTCTGCACCCCTGTCTCTACCTTACTTTGTTATACCTACACTAAACAGAAAGCAAATTAAATTTGATGGAGGTACATTCTATGCCATTAATCTAGAATactaattgtatatatttattttagggcatatttaaaggaacagtaacaccaaaaaattaaatagttttaaagtaaatgaaatataatgtactgttgccctgcactggtaaaagttgtgtgtttgccacagtaactctactatagtttatataaataagctgctgtgtagccctgggggcagccattcaagctggaaaaaaggagaaaaggcacaggttacatagcagataacagataagctctgtagaatacaatagtgttttatctgttatctgctaagtgcctgtgccttttctcctttgaatggctgccccatggctacacagctgcattctttatataaaccatagtagtgtttctgaggcaaacaccccagttgtaccagtgcagagcagcagtacattatattggaatttcttttatacactttaattttttggtgttactgttcctttaacaaagttGGAATTTGGAAATTCTAGCTTGAtcttttttcatatttatcaAAACTTTTCTGAAAGTCAGAAAGGATTTCAAGGAATTGACACTACTACTAGTAGTTGTGTCCATTTGTCTTAATGCATTTAACGACACTCATTTCCTATGGGTATTTGTGCTTAGCAGCCGTGATAAGCACAAAAGCCCATCTGAATCATTAATCCCTCATGGAAATTGCAGTTACTATGGTAAAATCTACTTATACCTGAAAATTCTGTCCCTGTATTCAAGAATGAGCTGCCTCAATGATCATAAACCCACTGCCACGGTGCTCATTGCTTAATATACTGGTTTGGGCAAAAATATATTGAGGGCTCCTCTAAAATTATAAGAGGTCACagcttaaaaaatataatacatcCAATACAAAAGGAATGATTTAATTATGAAGATAAAAACAtactgtaatgaaaaaaaatatatttttaaagctaaaaaaatGTTTCACAATATTCTCTCATGTATGATATTTTATACAGTATGCCACTAGGTGGTACCATTTTGCTGCATTAGGATTTGCAAACAAGGAACCACATTTTTGGACAATGACAAATTCCCGCTGAAATACACAAACAAGTGTCCTTGGTTTTACTGCAGTAAAATTACGCAGATGCCAAGAAGCCATACATAAAATTTACTTTAAATCGCAttcaaggtatatatatatgacaaattcccaagtaaatatacatttttacagtttagaattattttacaaatgttgCTATACTACAATCTCTAGCAACCTCCCTTTTTAAAGCTATTGGATTACTAGCAACTACATGCATATAATACAAGAGGGGAGGTAGTTACTCCAGCTGAATGCAATGTTGCCGAATATAAATGATTTGTTGGACAGAGGGAGATTTACACTAAGCAGTGAGAAATTCCTAAGTATAAAGATCATCATCTTATATTTTATTGAAAACCATTACACAATAACCATTTTAAATCTAGTAGGTAGGATGGAAAAAAGACTTTTAAAGCATACTCACCATACATGTTGCTCTCTGTGTCTGGCAGAGCATTGTGGGAAAGCATAATACCATCCTGAACTGCTGCCAGTGTGCTTAGGCATTTGCCATAAATACTGTTCATCTTGGACACAGAGAAAGTGCTAAACTGACCCTGGCAGAAGAGCAGATATTTCTGCCACAGCTGCGAGTCATTTGGGTGCAAGAAGATCAGTTTCTGCCATTCCTTGAGAAGAGTGGGTGCCTCCCAGAATTCCTCACAGAGCTTTAGCTTTGCAAGCTTTAATTCAGTGCTGCCCGGATTACTCTCAATGGCTCTTTCTAGTATAGCTAGTTTTTTCTCCAGTAGCAGCTTCACAGATGTCCGATGGCCATCAAGCTCTCCTTTGCTGGTAGAATACATGCTGGGCTGCTTCACCAACTCATCctttagaaagaaaaataaaaaaaacaatgccaTGGTCACTATATGCATTTTCAGTGTGCCATTATTTTAAATACATGTAAGAGGTGTGGCTTAGATCTGCTTTAATAAaactgaattattattataaagctattatttaaaataaaaataaatcagataCCTAAAATAACAAGAATGATAAAATAAAAGGCTAATTCAACAAGATGCTGACTATTAATCACATACTTCATTATGATTTTGGAACAATTACCCAACTGTAGGAGAAATGAAAAGTGTTTTCCAGTGCTGAAACATACTAAAAATGTCAAGATATTATGAATAGCTATGATCTAACCACCTGAAAAGAGACAAACTCCATCCATAGTTGGATATCGTTAGGGCATTCTCTGATCCGCTTGTTATAATCCTCCACCTTTGCCAAAATATTGTTGTCCCGGGGTACTGGCTGTATAGTATCATATTCTGGACCCCCTTTTCCTTCCAACCACAGAGCTGTAGAAGAATCATACACTCCCAAAGGATTCACCCAGCTAATAGGGCCACTGGAGGAAATAACACCATCCTTATCAGGATCTAACACAGGAATAAATTCCCCTGATTTCAGACTTGCACTTTCCTTACAAGACACAAAATCTGCATTGGCACTGAGAAGCTGCATTGTGCTCTTGGTAAAATAACGCTCATTTTTCCTGCGTGCTTCTTTCTTCTCAGATAATGCGTCCTGCCAATTAATTTGCTGCTTCTTTGGATTGATGCCCAGACAGGAATTTCCTTTCCGTTTGTACCTGAAAATACAATACAcctgaaaatgaatatatttttacttgaacataccttaaaggaaagctatacatTTACTataaattgtattaaaaataataatttgcaaaaTCCTGTGCACTAAGTGATCATTTGGtgcttaaaaacaaatatatactgtCTCTGCTTTGGCTCAAACCTAAACTGATGCCTTTAGCCAGAAAGCAAAAAGTATGGCAGAAATTaagataaatgcatttaaaagttTAATCTCTCTCTCAATCACAGGAGCCCACCCAGTAGGTTAGCACTGCCACTCACCAATGGCTAAAGTTGTTGGTAAGCAGTGCACCTGAATGATGGCAAAagcaaaatagaatttttttaggAATTTTGACTTGCCTCTTGGCTTGCAAGGCTTAAAATATGCATCTCTATTTACACACCCAACGCCACCTGGAAAAATGGGGTAATTTATCTATTTCTACAATTCTTTAATGAACATGATCTGAGtttaaaaaatgtctgtaaaaagaAAGGTCTTCTTTACTGCACAAGTCTAAGTGCTTGGAATGACTTTCAGGCTTCAGTGCCCAGCGCAGAATAACTCACCGTGCTATGTCTCCTTGGTACAGTGACTTATATTCCCAGTTGGCAGGGTCAGATTTCTTATCAATTCGATATGTCTCCTCTGTCACAGACTGCACTTCATCTAGCCAGATACCACGGCCAGGGAGCACAACACAAGTGTCCTGCCTGGCAGAGAAACTGAATATTGAGATACTGAAGGAGGAGGAAATTGTTcaacagaaaacaaacaaaaaaaaaaaaacataaaacagagATGAGGAATATTTGTCTGATTGATCTTAGAGCAATCTTagaacaaaatgtaataaaaatgaattcatgATTATCTTTTCCCTGTAAAGCTTTCGAGAGTTGTTTATTTCCCCCCAAATCCTCAGAGACTTGTCCAAACCTCttaaacattataaataaataaatttgagaCATACCTTGCCACACTTTCAGTCTCTTTAGATTCCCTTGTCTCAGGCCTTGAGTCAGAGTCACTTGTATTCCCTTCTTCATCCTCATCATAACCCCTcttttgcttgtgcttttttttctgtttctttttttttttctttttcttcttcttctttgttGCCTGAGAATCAGATCCACTTTCTTCAAACAGCTCTTGCTGAAATGGACTCCTGTTATAGATCAAATTAGTAAGTTCATAATTTGTCATCATCCACAGTTCACATGTAGAACAGCATCGTATTGGCAAGAAAATGATTTTTGCAACatgcttgtgttttttttgttcaatAATTCCCTCAGCTATatgtacaaaatgtacaaaaaatgcTCTAGTTTTTATCTAAAATATCTCTGCATGTTGCTGCATGTTACTGACACTACAATAATATATTGTCTAGACCAGTgctattctgctttttttttttttttttttaaagtgaagaTTAAACACTAGGGGGTGGCAATATGACCTTCCAAAGATTTGAACCCCAAATCTTGCAGTCCAAACACTTTCACCATCACAGTGTACTTAATTGTCCTGTGCACTTTATGAAAGTACCTAGTGTAAGTCAATGCAATTTTTATGGAAGATGTGCACTCCCAGCCACAAGGTTAGAGATTTAACTCAATGATGCCCTACAACTTGCTTTTCAAACTTTCTAATGGTTGCCTTTTTAATtgcccaccactgggatcacctaactgtagctgggaatgatagGAGCTACAACATACATGATCATTGTTTAATACAGACAATATATTAAGGacatttattaaacattcataggatctgttatccagaaacctgggtacagacacacagagcaagtTTTTGCAACTAAATCCACTCTGTATGTCTGCACTCAGGCCAATGCAATGCCTGTGGGTGCAGACAAAGGAGAGAGCCGGTGTGAGCGGAGGGGCTGTTTCTCATCCTGCACTTATATGTAGGCTGAGGAACAGTCCAGTGTGGCCCTAGCCTTAGGTCTCTTAGTGCATATCAAACAATATATTGTACACTCCAAAAAATGCAGTATAAAATAGAAGAATCTCTATTAATCAATtataaaacatacaaaccccacaCTCCATTGCCTAGATATACACATAAAGGAGTTGGGCATTACTTTAAAGCAGAGATTTTGGTTTCAGAGTTACATTACACATCAAATGTACTCACTCAATAAAGTTTTCAGAATCAAAAACATCCTACAAAATCACATAAGTGATTTTCTAGTTGTTTAGGTCAATCAGAAGCATTTTAGGAGTGCTAAACATAAAAGCAAGGAGTGGAACTgcagcactcacaggtcttatggaaaacaaaaatacattttttattaaaaatggacTGATGTTTCAGCGAGCAATCTAGCCTTTTTCAACATAGCCAGATAAGCCTTAAGTTGCAAAAAAGTAAAGGGGAGTGACGTCATCACAGTGTCACATATTATTGTATGTGCAATAGTAAAACAAACTTATAAATgacatacaaatgaaaaaaaaagataaaataaaataaatgtaaaggaaGTGAGTGAACACGAACATAGAGACGTTGCAAACAAAATGATACACATATATGAAATGGCAACATagtaagtagtacaggtatcggaccccttatcgtgaaacccgttatccagaaagctccgaattacggaatgcctgtctcccatagactccattttaatcaaataattcagaattttaaaactgatttcctttttctatgtagaattaaaacagaaccttgtaattgattccaaataagatataattaatccttattggatgcaaaacaatcctattgggtttaattaatattttattgattttttagtagatttaaggtattaagatccaaattacggaaagaccccttatccggaatacccttggtcccgagcattctggataatgggtcctatacctgtactataaacagTGTTTAC from Xenopus tropicalis strain Nigerian chromosome 8, UCB_Xtro_10.0, whole genome shotgun sequence encodes:
- the nrde2 gene encoding nuclear exosome regulator NRDE2 isoform X1, translating into MALFPAFADSSSSSKKSPSRQELDWLSNKSFCTEDALSLHQRALQSAQFPQPACHSPRSPFQQELFEESGSDSQATKKKKKKKKKKKQKKKHKQKRGYDEDEEGNTSDSDSRPETRESKETESVASISIFSFSARQDTCVVLPGRGIWLDEVQSVTEETYRIDKKSDPANWEYKSLYQGDIARYKRKGNSCLGINPKKQQINWQDALSEKKEARRKNERYFTKSTMQLLSANADFVSCKESASLKSGEFIPVLDPDKDGVISSSGPISWVNPLGVYDSSTALWLEGKGGPEYDTIQPVPRDNNILAKVEDYNKRIRECPNDIQLWMEFVSFQDELVKQPSMYSTSKGELDGHRTSVKLLLEKKLAILERAIESNPGSTELKLAKLKLCEEFWEAPTLLKEWQKLIFLHPNDSQLWQKYLLFCQGQFSTFSVSKMNSIYGKCLSTLAAVQDGIMLSHNALPDTESNMYDIFLQQCQFLRQAGHTEKVISLFQALTDFTFYKPDSVKDMTTKEQVDFFEPFWDSGEPRFGEKGAKGWSSWMRQQERGGWIIINNLVEDDEDEADEELSIRGKNCPRYKIWLDVECSREARHWLPWRPDTTKKQTEDECEDPERQVLFDDIGPSMFKITSPQMQFQLFKSFLHFLGVPCGANISPRCFYLALDETSIFDHVSPYEMLLNSFEIPLSGIGTVGHLDTLSRSRQQIGYFKEGETFIQNIFQSALSLLHGEEKRNISVWWLQYEISKVVWCLQANNKKKLRSQGKRSKRLAKSLLKEASNRNSLALWKEYALLEWLLGNIDDARKVFDTAISLAGSKGLKDQELCSLCLLYSELEGKLLDNPEENAGSRAVHILTSLTESSPYTPYNSPEHAISILKARKVYEHAMQDCLRQQPHWGRVSLSGCFALFQYLTVSVDAAVVVLRQAADIPMTPETLDNVAQNASSPLQAITLMHTNLLRHHYKVSVYPLSPLRDILMSALKTYPCNVSLWKSYIRTEGKLHNASRVRRFIDSIRRMTPALEPCLFAIRAEEDRKKIVESVQRPDQGEVHSIFPETGLSNRIKALFEYALQSEYGSRCPLLWRLYLHFMVSLGNKERSKGLFYKAIQSCPWAKALYLDAVEYFPEQLQETIDLMTEKELRVRVPLEELDLLLED
- the nrde2 gene encoding nuclear exosome regulator NRDE2 isoform X2 translates to MALFPAFADSSSSSKKSPSRQELDWLSNKSFCTEDALSLHQRALQSAQFPQPACHSPRSPFQQELFEESGSDSQATKKKKKKKKKKKQKKKHKQKRGYDEDEEGNTSDSDSRPETRESKETESVASFSARQDTCVVLPGRGIWLDEVQSVTEETYRIDKKSDPANWEYKSLYQGDIARYKRKGNSCLGINPKKQQINWQDALSEKKEARRKNERYFTKSTMQLLSANADFVSCKESASLKSGEFIPVLDPDKDGVISSSGPISWVNPLGVYDSSTALWLEGKGGPEYDTIQPVPRDNNILAKVEDYNKRIRECPNDIQLWMEFVSFQDELVKQPSMYSTSKGELDGHRTSVKLLLEKKLAILERAIESNPGSTELKLAKLKLCEEFWEAPTLLKEWQKLIFLHPNDSQLWQKYLLFCQGQFSTFSVSKMNSIYGKCLSTLAAVQDGIMLSHNALPDTESNMYDIFLQQCQFLRQAGHTEKVISLFQALTDFTFYKPDSVKDMTTKEQVDFFEPFWDSGEPRFGEKGAKGWSSWMRQQERGGWIIINNLVEDDEDEADEELSIRGKNCPRYKIWLDVECSREARHWLPWRPDTTKKQTEDECEDPERQVLFDDIGPSMFKITSPQMQFQLFKSFLHFLGVPCGANISPRCFYLALDETSIFDHVSPYEMLLNSFEIPLSGIGTVGHLDTLSRSRQQIGYFKEGETFIQNIFQSALSLLHGEEKRNISVWWLQYEISKVVWCLQANNKKKLRSQGKRSKRLAKSLLKEASNRNSLALWKEYALLEWLLGNIDDARKVFDTAISLAGSKGLKDQELCSLCLLYSELEGKLLDNPEENAGSRAVHILTSLTESSPYTPYNSPEHAISILKARKVYEHAMQDCLRQQPHWGRVSLSGCFALFQYLTVSVDAAVVVLRQAADIPMTPETLDNVAQNASSPLQAITLMHTNLLRHHYKVSVYPLSPLRDILMSALKTYPCNVSLWKSYIRTEGKLHNASRVRRFIDSIRRMTPALEPCLFAIRAEEDRKKIVESVQRPDQGEVHSIFPETGLSNRIKALFEYALQSEYGSRCPLLWRLYLHFMVSLGNKERSKGLFYKAIQSCPWAKALYLDAVEYFPEQLQETIDLMTEKELRVRVPLEELDLLLED
- the nrde2 gene encoding protein NRDE2 homolog, producing the protein MALFPAFADSSSSSKKSPSRQELDWLSNKSFCTEDALSLHQRALQSAQFPQPACHSPRSPFQQELFEESGSDSQATKKKKKKKKKKKQKKKHKQKRGYDEDEEGNTSDSDSRPETRESKETESVARQDTCVVLPGRGIWLDEVQSVTEETYRIDKKSDPANWEYKSLYQGDIARYKRKGNSCLGINPKKQQINWQDALSEKKEARRKNERYFTKSTMQLLSANADFVSCKESASLKSGEFIPVLDPDKDGVISSSGPISWVNPLGVYDSSTALWLEGKGGPEYDTIQPVPRDNNILAKVEDYNKRIRECPNDIQLWMEFVSFQDELVKQPSMYSTSKGELDGHRTSVKLLLEKKLAILERAIESNPGSTELKLAKLKLCEEFWEAPTLLKEWQKLIFLHPNDSQLWQKYLLFCQGQFSTFSVSKMNSIYGKCLSTLAAVQDGIMLSHNALPDTESNMYDIFLQQCQFLRQAGHTEKVISLFQALTDFTFYKPDSVKDMTTKEQVDFFEPFWDSGEPRFGEKGAKGWSSWMRQQERGGWIIINNLVEDDEDEADEELSIRGKNCPRYKIWLDVECSREARHWLPWRPDTTKKQTEDECEDPERQVLFDDIGPSMFKITSPQMQFQLFKSFLHFLGVPCGANISPRCFYLALDETSIFDHVSPYEMLLNSFEIPLSGIGTVGHLDTLSRSRQQIGYFKEGETFIQNIFQSALSLLHGEEKRNISVWWLQYEISKVVWCLQANNKKKLRSQGKRSKRLAKSLLKEASNRNSLALWKEYALLEWLLGNIDDARKVFDTAISLAGSKGLKDQELCSLCLLYSELEGKLLDNPEENAGSRAVHILTSLTESSPYTPYNSPEHAISILKARKVYEHAMQDCLRQQPHWGRVSLSGCFALFQYLTVSVDAAVVVLRQAADIPMTPETLDNVAQNASSPLQAITLMHTNLLRHHYKVSVYPLSPLRDILMSALKTYPCNVSLWKSYIRTEGKLHNASRVRRFIDSIRRMTPALEPCLFAIRAEEDRKKIVESVQRPDQGEVHSIFPETGLSNRIKALFEYALQSEYGSRCPLLWRLYLHFMVSLGNKERSKGLFYKAIQSCPWAKALYLDAVEYFPEQLQETIDLMTEKELRVRVPLEELDLLLED